In Canis lupus dingo isolate Sandy chromosome 12, ASM325472v2, whole genome shotgun sequence, the following proteins share a genomic window:
- the GJB7 gene encoding gap junction beta-7 protein: protein MSWMFFRDLLTGVNKYSTGIGRIWLAVVFIFRLLVYIVAAEHVWKDEQKEFECNVKQPGCENVCFDHFFPISQVRLWALQLIMVSTPSLLVVLHVAYREGREKRHRKKLYVSPGMMDGGLWYTYLISLIVKTGFEIGFLVLFYKLYNGFSVPYLMKCALKPCPNTVDCFISKPTEKTIFILFLVITSCLSIVLNFIELSFLVLKCLIMCCLQKYSKRLQSSACECHDLRYVECGVIAAPPLLQNCRSDLAIGASQRGETKPLF, encoded by the coding sequence ATGAGTTGGATGTTCTTCAGAGACCTCCTAACTGGAGTAAACAAATATTCAACTGGGATTGGGCGGATTTGGCTGGCTGTTGTGTTCATCTTCCGTTTGCTGGTCTACATAGTGGCAGCAGAGCATGTATGGAAAGATGAGCAGAAAGAGTTTGAGTGCAACGTTAAACAGCCTGGTTGTGAAAATGTCTGTTTTGATCACTTCTTCCCCATCTCCCAAGTCAGACTCTGGGCCTTACAACTGATCATGGTCTCCACACCTTCACTTCTGGTGGTTCTACACGTAGCCTATCgtgagggcagagagaaaaggcacagaaagaaaCTGTATGTCAGCCCAGGTATGATGGATGGGGGCTTGTGGTACACTTATCTTATCAGCCTCATTGTTAAAACTGGTTTTGAAATTGGCttcctggttttattttacaAGCTGTATAATGGCTTTAGTGTTCCCTACCTTATGAAATGTGCTTTGAAGCCTTGTCCCAACACTGTAGACTGCTTCATCTCCAAACCCACCGAGAAAACAATCTTTATACTTTTCTTGGTTATTACCTCATGCCTGAGCATTGTGTTGAATTTCATTGAACTGAGCTTTTTGGTTCTCAAGTGCCTTATTATGTGCTGCCTCCAAAAATACTCTAAAAGACTCCAGTCCTCAGCATGTGAGTGCCACGATCTCAGATATGTTGAATGTGGTGTGATAGCGGCTCCTCCCCTACTCCAGAATTGCCGTTCAGATTTGGCCATAGGCGCATCTCAGCGAGGTGAAACAAAGCCACTTTTTTGA
- the SMIM8 gene encoding small integral membrane protein 8, with translation MSSAPESPGFKKEPPKEKDFQNPGLRGVRTTTLFRAVNPELFIKPNKPVMAFGLITLSLCVAYIGYLHATQENKKDLYEAIDSEGHSYMRRRTSKWD, from the exons ATGTCTTCAGCACCTGAGTCTCCCGGCTTTAAAAAGGAACCACCCAAAGAGAAAGACTTTCAAAATCCAGGGCTTAGAGGAGTCCGCACAACAACCTTATTTCGAGCTGTGAATCCAGAGCTCTTCATTAAGCCT AACAAACCTGTAATGGCTTTCGGATTGATAACTCTTTCGCTTTGCGTGGCATATATTGGTTATCTACATGCAAcacaagagaataaaaaggacCTGTACGAAGCTATTGATAGTGAGGGACACAGTTACATGAGGAGAAGAACATCTAAATGGGACTAA